The window AACCCCGAGAGGACCCGCTCCTCCTCGGCCGACAGGTCGACGCTCCGAAGGGGGATATCCCGCTCGAACGCCGCGATCGCCTTGTGCAGGGCGGTCCACTCCGCGTCCCGCTTCGCCTCCTTCGTCATCCGCTCGATCCGTTTCTGCGCGACGAGATAATCCGAGAGGACGATGGCGGAGGACAGTTCGCGGAATTCCTCCGCCGGGTCCAGCCCTCCGGGAGGCGCCGGGTGGTAGTCGTCGGCAAAGGCCCGGACGACCAGCGCGAGGACCTCGATGCTCCGGAGCTCCGCCAAGGCCTGCGGGAAGAGGGGATCCGTCTCCCCGGCGTCGATGTCGTGGAACGTCATGGAGATGTAGGTGACCTTCTTCGGGCGGAAAATCTCGGCCATCCGGTCGACCCGCTCGTCCGGGACCTTGATGGAGCACACCCCCGCGCCCTTCCCGTGGGCGATCGCCTGCGCTGTTCCCGAAAGCGAACGGAACAGCGTGCTCTTCCCCGATCCCGTGTGACCGAAGATCCCTACGTCCACCGTGCCGCCCCTTCCACCGCCCCGCGCTTACTCGTCCGGTATCCCCGCCAGCAGGTCGTCCTCGGGCAAGGGTAGCCCGGGAAGCCGCGTCCTGGCAAGGACGTACGTCTCCTGCCGCGCGAACTCCCGGTAGCCGGGACGTCCCAGGAGCCGCTGGGTGTCCTTCGCCTGGGTCTTGTGGCAATGGAAGGCGCGGATCTTCGTCTCCACCTGCTCCGAGGTGTCGATGAACGCGGTGAGCCGCGCGCGCGGGACCCCGGAAAGGGGGGCGTCCCACCCCGCGAAGATCTCCTGCGCGATCTCGAATTGGTACAGCTTGAAGGGGGCCCAGATGGGGCCGTCGCCGGGGTGCCACGTCGGATCGGCGGAGCGGTCGAACGCCGACAGGGCCACCTCGCACATGACCTTGTGGTCGGGATGGCGCGATACGCCGTCGGGGCCGAACCCGACGAGGACGTGGGGCCGCACCCGCCGGATCAGCTCGACGGCCCGCTCCGCCAGCTGCTCCCTGGGCACGCTCGTCAGCTGCCCGTCGATGAACCCGAGGAAGTGGACCCTGGCGATCCCGAGGATCTCCGCGGCCGCCATCAGCTCCCCGGCGCGCACTTCCCCAAGGTGCTCCCGGTCGGTCACGGGGGGATCGCCGACCATCCCGGCCTCCCCCCGGGTCGCCGTCGCCAGGTGCACCTCCGCCCCCGAGCGGGCGTACCGCGCGATCGTCCCGCCCGTTCCGAACGTCTCGTCGTCCGGGTGGGCCAACAGGAACAGGATTCGTTTTCGCATGATCTTCCCCCCTTCCCCTGCGATCCTTATGATACTTCACGCGCCGTGAAAGATTCCGCGCCGCAAAAACGAAGGGCGCCGCGGACGCGGCGCCCTCCTCCTCCGCAGGTGAGGTCGGCCCCATCACCCCTGGAGGATCCCGCACTCCTTCCGGGCGAAATCCGGCGGGCTACCAGTTGTATCCGGCCTCGCCGTGCTCCGAGAGGTCCAGCCCCATCATCTCGTCCTCCCGCGAGACGCGAAGCCCCATGAGCTTGTCGAGCGCCTTGAGCAGGCCGTAGCTCACGGCGAAGGAGTAGGCGAGCACGGCCGCCAGCGCCGAGACCCCGGACGTGATGTGGACCACGGTCCCGCCGGCGAAGTCGAGGGCGCCCAGGCTCCGGATCCACCCGCCGATGCCCCACACCCAGTGGGCCACGGGGTTGTACACCAGCAGGGCCCACAAGAGGCTGAAAACGAGGAAGGCGGAGAAACGGAACCGCTCCGCGAACGCCCCGGTGATCAGCGCGGGGGTGATGACCGCGAACATCATCTGGTAGACCATGAAGGCCTGGTGGGGAACCGTCGCCGCGTACTCCTTGAACGGCGCGAGCCCGACCCCGGAGAGCCCGAACCAGGAGAGATCGCCGATGATCCCTCCGAGGTCGGGCCCGAAGGCCATGCTGTAGCCGACCAGGGCCCACTCGACGCTGATGAGGCCGATGAGGACGAGCGACTGGACGATCGTCCCCAAGATGTTCTTCCGGCGGACCATCCCGCCGTAGAACAGCGCAAGCCCGGGCGTCATGAACATGACCAGGGCCGCGGACACGAGCAGCCAGGCGGTGTCTCCGGTGTTCATCGTCGTTTCCTCCCGTCAGTGATGGGTGCCGACCCTTGGCCGGCAGGACAGCAACGGGCGTGCCATGGGAAAAACCGTTGGAATCAGGCAGTTTTTCCAACGCCTCCTGAAACGGTGCGGACAATTGTGTCTTGTTTGCGACATTCATGACTGACATAGGACACTGCGGACACTGCTTCCTGGTTTCTCTTCGCCTTCCGGAGGGAGGTCGTATCGAGCTTCCCGCCCTGATAGAATAGGGGCGTCTTCCGCACCATGGCCATGCGCCGGCCGGATATCCGACGTTCCTTGAGGAGGGGGCCATGTCCACCGTCACCGAGATCGCACCGGACGTCTATCGCATTTCGACCTACGAACCCCAGATCCAGCTCCAGTTCAACCAATTCCTCGTCAAGGACCAGGAGCCGCTGCTCTTCCACACCGGCATGAAGGGGATGTTCCCGGTCGTGCGGGAAGCCGTGGCGCGGATCCTCGACCCCGCGACGATCCGGTGGATCGGATTCAGCCATTTCGAGTCGGACGAGTGCGGTTCCCTGAACGAGTGGCTCCAGGCGGCCCCCCTTGCGCAACCGCTCTGTACGGTCGTGGCGGCGCTCGTCAACGTTTCCGATTTCGCGTCCCGGGCGCCGCGCTGGATTCTGGAAGAGGACATTCTCGTCACCGGGAAGCATCGGTTCCGCCTCCTCGCCACCCATCACCTTCCGCACTCCTGGGATGCGGGGATCCTCTTCGAGGAGACGAACCGGACACTGTTCGTTTCGGACCTGTTCCTCCACGGGGGCGATGTGGAACCGCTTGTCGACACCGATGTGGTGGGGCGGGCACGAAAGGCGATGATCGACTTTCAATCCACGCAATTGCTGAACGCCACCCCGTACAGTTCCGCCACCGGGCGCCAGATGGCGAAACTTGCCGCACTCCAGCCGGAGACCCTGGCAATCATGCACGGCTCCTCGTTTGCGGGAGACGGCGGGAAAGCGATCCGCGACCTGGCATCGGCCATGAAGGAGGTTCTCGGAAAAGCGGAATGACGCCAGGGAGCGCGCCCGATGCGCGAATCGCTGTTTGCCGCCTTCCTCCCCCACACCGACGAGGAGCGCTACCGTTCGGCGCTCGCCGCGGAGAGCAAGGCATGACCGGGTTGCCCGGCCCCTTCCCGTGCACCGGCGTGGGAAGCCTGCCGCACCTCGATCCCCGCACCGCCGTGTCCGAGGTCCTGTCCCGCTTCCGGGAGATCCCGTTCTGGCCCCAACTCCCCCGCCGGACGCCGCTCGAGCACATGTATCCGCAATACGCCGCGGCCCTGCCCGGGGCGTCGGTGGTGGGAGAGCGCATGACGATGAAGAGCGGGGAGGCGCTCCTGCCGGACGCGGAGGCGTTCTACGGGACGTTCCTCTCCGGCGATCTCTCCCCCTTCGCCGTCCCCGCGGAGCGCGCGGCAGGGCTGCACGCGCTCCTTACGGCGGGCGCCGGTCCCTTTCCCGCGGTGAAAGGCCAGATGACCGGACCCGTTTCCTTCGGCCTCATGGTATGCGACCGGGAGAAGAAACCGGCCTTCCACGACCCCGTGGGGCGGGACGTCCTGGTCAAGTACCTGCTCCGCGTCGCCCAGTGGCAGGCCGACCAGCTTCGCCGCCTGTCCGGAACCGTGATCCTCGTGCTGGACGAGCCGTACCTCGCCTCCGTGGGCTCCGCCGTCATCTCGCTCCCGCGGGAAGAGGTGATCGCCGCCCTCGACGAGATCTTCGGCGGGCTCCCCGGAGTCCTGTGCGGGATCCACTGCTGCGCGAACACCGACTGGGGGCTGGTACTGGCCTCGAAGGTCGGCTACCTCTCCTTCGACGCCTACGAGTACGCCGACTCGCTACTCCTCTACCCGGAAGAGGTCTCCTCGTTCCTCGCCCGCGGCGGCGCGCTCGCCTTCGGGGTGATCCCCACCGCGCGCGAGGCGATCGCGGCCGAGACGCCGGAATCGCTCGCCGACCGGATGGAGGGGATTCTCGACCGGTACGACTCCCGGGGGATTCCACGGGAAGCGGCGGCCCGCGCCGCCTTGATCACCCCCGCGTGCGGCCTCGGCACCTTGCCCGAGGAGTCCGCGGAGCGCGCGCTGCGGCTGACCGTGGAACTGTCGGCCCGGCTGCGGACCCGGTACGGGAAGACCCCTTAGAAGCGCTCCATTTCTAGGACAAACACCGACCCGAAAATAGGACAAACGTCGACGCGCGTTTCGGACAGATGCCGATACCGAATGTCGGCAGACAGGATTACCATGGACACACGAGAATGCCTGCCGCTTCCCTTCCGGCGTAGGCGGGAAGCCGGCGAACGTCCGCCGGGACGTGCCGATATTCATCCGCCAGGAGAAGGATCAGGAAGAGACCCAATGGTGGAAAGAAAGAGGAAAGCCGGATCAACAGACATGCGGAATCCTTCCGCGCGGGGAAAACCCGCACGCTCCGACGCACCCCGGAAAGCAGGACGCTCGCCGTCTCCTCCGGCGGCATCTCCGGGCGGGACCGGAATAAAGGATCCCCTCTACGTCGTCGGCATAGGCGCCTCCGCCGGGGGGTTGGATGCTTTCGAGCAATTCTTCATCAACATGCCTGCCGACAGCGGCATGACCTTTGTCCTGATACCCCACCTGGCTCCCGACCATAAGAGCATGATGGTCGAACTGCTGAAGCGGTACACAAAAATGAGCGTCTTTCAGGCCGAAGACGGAATGCGGGCCGATCCGAATTGCGTGTACATCATTCCTCCCGATAAGGATATGGGCATCCTGAATGGGACGCTTCAGTTGCTGGAGCCTGTCGAGCGCAGGGGGTTGCGTCATTCCATCGACTTCTTTTTCCGCTCGCTGGCCGAGGACCAGGGAGAAAGGGCCGTCTGCATCGTGCTTTCGGGGACGGGAAGCGAGGGGGCATTGGGCTTGCGGGCGATCAAGGAAAAAGGCGGGCTGGTGCTCGTTCAGGACCCGAAAACCACCCGGTACGACGGCATGCCCGGCAGCGCCATCGCCACAGGCATCGTGGACCATATCCTGCCGCCCGACAAGATGCCCGGGCAATTACTGCGTTATATAAAACATGTCGGTGGACGCACCGTCAAACCGGCGGTCAAAACCGAAAGCGAATCTGTCGACCCCCTGCAAAAAATATTTTTTCTGCTACGGAACCATACAGGACATGATTTCTCGCTCTACAAACAGAATACGATCCTGCGCAGGATCGAAAAGCGAATGGCCGTTCTCCAGATCGGGAACATGGCGGATTACACCGCCTATCTCCGAAGCAATCCAAAAGAGATCGATCTGCTCTTTCGCGAGCTCCTGATCAGGGTCACCAATTTCTTCCGGGATCGCGAAGCCTTTGAGATCATCAAGGAGAAAGCGTTGCCGCTCATTTTCAAGGACCTGCCACCCGGGCAGCCCGTGCGCATCTGGGTCCCGGCCTGCTCGACCGGCGAAGAGGCCTATTCCGTAGCCATCGTCGTTCAGGAGCACATCGGCACGCTGAAACAGAAATGCAACGTGCAGATTTTCGCTACCGATATCGACAAAGAGGCCGTCGACATGGCACGCGCCGGGTTATATCCCGACAGCATCGAGGTTGATGTGTCGCCGGAGCGCCTGGGCCGCTTCTTCACCAAGAAAGCCGCCGCGTATAAAATCAAGGATGAGGTCCGGCGGATGATCGTCTTTGCCGTGCAGAATATCATCAAGGATCCGCCCTTTACGAAACTTCAGATGATCAGCTGCAGAAACGTCATGATCTATTTCGATGGGGAGCTGCAGAAAAAGGTACTCCCTGTCTTCCGTTACGCATTGAAGCCCGGCGGCGTTCTCTTTCTTGGATCTTCCGAGACCATTGGAGACCATGCCGACATGTTTTCCATTGTCGACAGGAAATGGAAGATTTTCCGGGCCAGGGACGCGGAGGATATTCCTGCGGCTGCCTTCAAGGCACGCACGGCGGCGGCGCCCGCGCGAGCCGCCGGATTGGAAGCGGCTCCTGCCATACAGAAGCGCGAAGAGGCAAGCAGGGAGCTCGCGCTTCCCAAAGGACAAAAAACGGGGAAGGGTCCTCCGCCCCCAAGGAAGTCGGGCCTTCGCGTCACGGAACTGCACCATGAGCTGCGGTCCACGAAGGAACAGCTCCAGACCACCGTCGAAGAGCTGGAAACCGCGAACCAGGAGCTTGGATCAACCAATGAGGAACTTCAGTCCGCGAACGAAGAACTGCAAAGCAGCCTCGAGGAGATGGAGACCTCCCGGGAGGAGCTCCAATCGACCAATGAAGAACTGGTGACCATCAATACGGAATTGCAGCATAAGGCGGAAGAAGCAGCTCGAGCCAATAATGACGTGGTTAATCTGATCGCCAGCACGCAGATCGCCAACATTTTCCTGGACAACGATTCGCGCATAAAACGCTTCACCCCCGCAACGCTCAGTCTGCTCAATCTCGTTGAATCCGATATCGGTCGGCCTTTCGGCGACTTTTCCTTGAAGCTGGACTACCCGGAGCTGGAGAAAGACCTCGAGGAGACGATGCGGACGGTCGCCTTGAAAGAGCGGGTCGTGAGGCACCGCGACGGGTCTTGGTACTTGGCGCGGATCCTGCCGTACCGGACCATGGACAACGTCATCGACGGGGTGGTGATCGCCTTCATCGACATCACCGGGCAGAAAAGGGCCCTGGAGGCGCTTCAGGACGCGCTCGCGTATGCCGAAGGGATCGTGGAAACGGCGCGTGAGCCGCTGGTCGTTCTCGATGCGGACCTCCGGGTGGTAACGGCGAACAAGTCGTTCTACCAGCTCTTCAAGACGTCCCGCGGCGATGTCGAGAGGAAATGTATTTACGATCTCGGGAACCGGCAGTGGAACATCCCGGCGCTGAGGGAGCTTCTGGAGAAAATACTTCCCGAAAGCGTCCAGCTCGAGGATTTCGAGGTTGCGAATGATTTTCCGGAGATAGGACGCAGAAGAATGCTGCTGAACGCCCGAAGAATTCACCAGAACGGCATGCAGACCCGGTTGATTCTTCTTGCGATCGAGGACATCACTCTCGACACTCGAAACAACAAACGGGAATAAAGGATCATGAAA is drawn from bacterium and contains these coding sequences:
- a CDS encoding PIG-L family deacetylase, which gives rise to MRKRILFLLAHPDDETFGTGGTIARYARSGAEVHLATATRGEAGMVGDPPVTDREHLGEVRAGELMAAAEILGIARVHFLGFIDGQLTSVPREQLAERAVELIRRVRPHVLVGFGPDGVSRHPDHKVMCEVALSAFDRSADPTWHPGDGPIWAPFKLYQFEIAQEIFAGWDAPLSGVPRARLTAFIDTSEQVETKIRAFHCHKTQAKDTQRLLGRPGYREFARQETYVLARTRLPGLPLPEDDLLAGIPDE
- a CDS encoding methionine synthase → MTGLPGPFPCTGVGSLPHLDPRTAVSEVLSRFREIPFWPQLPRRTPLEHMYPQYAAALPGASVVGERMTMKSGEALLPDAEAFYGTFLSGDLSPFAVPAERAAGLHALLTAGAGPFPAVKGQMTGPVSFGLMVCDREKKPAFHDPVGRDVLVKYLLRVAQWQADQLRRLSGTVILVLDEPYLASVGSAVISLPREEVIAALDEIFGGLPGVLCGIHCCANTDWGLVLASKVGYLSFDAYEYADSLLLYPEEVSSFLARGGALAFGVIPTAREAIAAETPESLADRMEGILDRYDSRGIPREAAARAALITPACGLGTLPEESAERALRLTVELSARLRTRYGKTP
- a CDS encoding DUF933 domain-containing protein — protein: MDVGIFGHTGSGKSTLFRSLSGTAQAIAHGKGAGVCSIKVPDERVDRMAEIFRPKKVTYISMTFHDIDAGETDPLFPQALAELRSIEVLALVVRAFADDYHPAPPGGLDPAEEFRELSSAIVLSDYLVAQKRIERMTKEAKRDAEWTALHKAIAAFERDIPLRSVDLSAEEERVLSGFRFVSRLPTLLVLNVGEGEAAADTYPDVKAGAEKAKVPLVRLCAKVEEEIAQLSPAEQADFLKEMGIARSARDQLVRGAFEATRYISFLTVGEDEVRAWNVREGSTALTAAGKIHSDLEKGFIRAEVISSDDFLRCGSMAKAKTEGKLRLEGREYVVKDGDIVHVRFNV
- a CDS encoding MBL fold metallo-hydrolase, producing MSTVTEIAPDVYRISTYEPQIQLQFNQFLVKDQEPLLFHTGMKGMFPVVREAVARILDPATIRWIGFSHFESDECGSLNEWLQAAPLAQPLCTVVAALVNVSDFASRAPRWILEEDILVTGKHRFRLLATHHLPHSWDAGILFEETNRTLFVSDLFLHGGDVEPLVDTDVVGRARKAMIDFQSTQLLNATPYSSATGRQMAKLAALQPETLAIMHGSSFAGDGGKAIRDLASAMKEVLGKAE
- a CDS encoding PAS domain-containing protein, yielding MVERKRKAGSTDMRNPSARGKPARSDAPRKAGRSPSPPAASPGGTGIKDPLYVVGIGASAGGLDAFEQFFINMPADSGMTFVLIPHLAPDHKSMMVELLKRYTKMSVFQAEDGMRADPNCVYIIPPDKDMGILNGTLQLLEPVERRGLRHSIDFFFRSLAEDQGERAVCIVLSGTGSEGALGLRAIKEKGGLVLVQDPKTTRYDGMPGSAIATGIVDHILPPDKMPGQLLRYIKHVGGRTVKPAVKTESESVDPLQKIFFLLRNHTGHDFSLYKQNTILRRIEKRMAVLQIGNMADYTAYLRSNPKEIDLLFRELLIRVTNFFRDREAFEIIKEKALPLIFKDLPPGQPVRIWVPACSTGEEAYSVAIVVQEHIGTLKQKCNVQIFATDIDKEAVDMARAGLYPDSIEVDVSPERLGRFFTKKAAAYKIKDEVRRMIVFAVQNIIKDPPFTKLQMISCRNVMIYFDGELQKKVLPVFRYALKPGGVLFLGSSETIGDHADMFSIVDRKWKIFRARDAEDIPAAAFKARTAAAPARAAGLEAAPAIQKREEASRELALPKGQKTGKGPPPPRKSGLRVTELHHELRSTKEQLQTTVEELETANQELGSTNEELQSANEELQSSLEEMETSREELQSTNEELVTINTELQHKAEEAARANNDVVNLIASTQIANIFLDNDSRIKRFTPATLSLLNLVESDIGRPFGDFSLKLDYPELEKDLEETMRTVALKERVVRHRDGSWYLARILPYRTMDNVIDGVVIAFIDITGQKRALEALQDALAYAEGIVETAREPLVVLDADLRVVTANKSFYQLFKTSRGDVERKCIYDLGNRQWNIPALRELLEKILPESVQLEDFEVANDFPEIGRRRMLLNARRIHQNGMQTRLILLAIEDITLDTRNNKRE